A single genomic interval of Musa acuminata AAA Group cultivar baxijiao chromosome BXJ3-4, Cavendish_Baxijiao_AAA, whole genome shotgun sequence harbors:
- the LOC135636391 gene encoding cytochrome P450 76T24-like: MELSLWMLLSLGVSVLLLLLLSRATKRSSKSRGQRLPPGPTPLPVVGNLFELGDKPHRSLARLAKVYSPIMTLRLGQVNTVFVSSPELAREILQENDAVLSSRWIPESVRVLAFNEASMVWLPPYQRWRNLRRICKTELFTTRRLDSYRSLRRQKVQELMQYISDSASKGSLVDVGRLAFSTTLNLISRTIFSVDLADLYGESSQEFKHVVEGILEEAGRANLSDYFPLLAKLDPQGIRHRSTKYFKRLHEIFDEHIDRRLHSKRDGTTARNDFLDELLEHQVQGDGTKFDRQALKCFFSDLFVAGSDTTSSTVEWAMAELLRNPRVTSKVREEILRVIGFSREVEEADIGSLPYLQAVVKETLRLHPPVPLMLPRLAEATVELHGYEIPEGTRLLINIWAIGRDSSLWTEPEEFLPERFLNKEVDFKGRHFEFIPFGSGRRICPGLPLAYRMVHLMLASMLQRFEWRLPEGKEPRDLDMEEKFGLTLIMASPLKAMAVPTKCC, from the exons ATGGAACTCTCTCTGTGGATGCTGCTTTCACTCGGTGtctccgtcctcctcctcctcctcctttctagaGCCACAAAGAGGTCATCAAAGTCCCGCGGTCAGCGGCTTCCACCTGGGCCGACTCCACTCCCAGTTGTCGGCAACCTGTTCGAGCTCGGCGACAAACCCCACCGTTCCCTCGCCCGCCTCGCCAAGGTCTATTCCCCAATCATGACTCTCCGCCTCGGTCAAGTGAACACTGTGTTCGTCTCGTCCCCGGAACTGGCAAGGGAAATCCTGCAGGAGAACGATGCAGTCCTCTCCAGTCGTTGGATCCCAGAATCTGTTCGCGTGTTGGCCTTCAACGAGGCCTCCATGGTGTGGCTTCCGCCGTACCAACGATGGCGGAACCTGCGTAGAATCTGTAAAACCGAGCTCTTTACTACACGAAGACTCGACAGCTACCGATCCCTTCGGCGCCAAAAGGTACAGGAACTGATGCAGTACATCTCTGACAGCGCGTCGAAGGGCTCGTTGGTTGACGTAGGGCGATTAGCGTTCAGCACCACGCTGAATTTGATTTCTCGCACTATCTTCTCCGTCGATCTCGCCGATCTCTACGGAGAGTCCTCGCAAGAATTCAAGCATGTGGTGGAGGGGATCTTGGAGGAAGCTGGGCGGGCGAACCTGTCCGATTACTTCCCACTGCTCGCAAAGCTCGACCCGCAGGGTATTCGTCACCGTTCCACCAAATACTTCAAGAGGCTGCATGAAATCTTCGATGAGCATATAGATCGGCGTCTGCACAGCAAACGAGATGGAACCACCGCCCGGAATGATTTCTTGGATGAGCTCCTCGAGCACCAAGTTCAGGGAGACGGCACCAAGTTCGATCGACAAGCATTGAAATGTTTCTTTTCA GACTTATTTGTGGCGGGGAGCGACACGACCTCGAGCACGGTGGAATGGGCTATGGCGGAGCTGCTTCGGAATCCCCGGGTCACGTCGAAAGTCCGTGAGGAGATCCTACGAGTTATCGGCTTCTCAAGAGAAGTGGAGGAAGCGGACATCGGTTCGCTCCCCTATCTGCAAGCCGTGGTCAAGGAGACGTTGCGTCTGCACCCACCGGTGCCACTTATGCTACCTCGCTTGGCAGAAGCGACCGTGGAGCTACACGGCTACGAGATACCCGAGGGCACGCGGTTGCTCATCAATATCTGGGCGATCGGGCGAGACAGCAGCTTGTGGACGGAGCCGGAGGAGTTCTTGCCGGAGAGGTTCTTGAACAAGGAGGTGGACTTCAAGGGCCGCCACTTTGAGTTCATACCGTTCGGGTCGGGACGCCGGATCTGCCCTGGACTGCCATTGGCGTACCGGATGGTGCACCTCATGCTCGCATCCATGCTGCAGAGGTTCGAGTGGAGGCTGCCGGAAGGGAAAGAGCCGAGGGATTTGGACATGGAGGAGAAGTTTGGACTCACCTTGATCATGGCTTCTCCACTCAAAGCTATGGCCGTTCCCACTAAATGCTGTTAG